In Xylanibacter ruminicola 23, a single genomic region encodes these proteins:
- a CDS encoding ribonuclease HII: MLASHYYKGKIEAGCDEAGRGCLAGSVYAAAVILPEGYQNELLNDSKQLSEKKRYQLREMIERDAVAWAVGIVTPEEIDKINILNASILAMHRALDQLKVRPEAIIVDGNRFKPYKEPANGETLPHTTIVKGDGKYLAIAAASILAKTYRDDYMNQLAEEYPQYDWRSNKGYPTKKHREAIKQHGITPYHRKSYNLLGDGQLSIDFGEF; encoded by the coding sequence ATGTTAGCAAGTCATTATTACAAAGGTAAGATAGAGGCAGGTTGCGACGAGGCTGGGCGTGGTTGTCTGGCAGGTAGTGTGTATGCTGCAGCTGTCATACTGCCAGAAGGTTATCAGAACGAGTTGCTCAACGACTCCAAACAACTGTCGGAGAAGAAGCGCTATCAGCTGCGAGAGATGATTGAGCGCGACGCTGTAGCGTGGGCTGTAGGCATTGTTACACCTGAAGAGATAGATAAAATCAATATTCTGAATGCTTCTATCTTGGCGATGCACCGCGCACTCGACCAACTGAAGGTACGTCCAGAGGCTATCATCGTTGATGGCAACCGTTTTAAGCCCTATAAAGAGCCTGCTAACGGCGAAACACTCCCCCACACTACCATAGTCAAGGGTGACGGTAAATATCTCGCCATAGCAGCTGCCAGCATTCTGGCCAAGACTTATCGCGACGACTATATGAACCAGTTGGCCGAGGAATACCCTCAGTACGACTGGCGCTCGAACAAGGGCTACCCCACCAAGAAGCATCGCGAGGCCATCAAGCAGCACGGCATTACGCCCTATCATCGCAAAAGCTACAACCTGCTGGGCGATGGACAGCTGAGCATCGACTTTGGTGAGTTCTAA
- a CDS encoding DUF3237 domain-containing protein translates to MRKLFMALLAAISISASAQIQEPEAPQLEFALQLKVTLGEAYGIDNTQHGRRTVIPITGGTFEGKGLKGTIVNGGADYQLNTEGRTELEAIYCIKTDDGIYIHVRNRGIIANGKDADGKPSFYFRAAPQFEAPADSKYGWLNNSLFVCAPSFSSDFKGIVLNVWRIK, encoded by the coding sequence ATGAGAAAACTGTTTATGGCTTTGCTGGCCGCCATTTCTATCAGTGCCAGCGCACAGATTCAGGAGCCCGAGGCTCCACAGTTAGAGTTTGCTTTGCAACTGAAGGTAACCCTTGGCGAAGCTTATGGTATCGACAACACACAGCACGGACGCCGCACCGTTATCCCCATCACAGGTGGTACCTTTGAGGGTAAGGGTCTGAAGGGAACCATTGTGAACGGTGGTGCCGACTACCAGCTGAATACCGAAGGACGTACAGAGCTGGAGGCTATCTACTGTATCAAGACCGATGATGGTATCTACATCCACGTTCGTAACCGTGGTATCATTGCCAACGGCAAGGATGCCGATGGAAAACCCAGCTTCTACTTCCGCGCAGCACCCCAATTCGAGGCGCCTGCCGACAGCAAATACGGCTGGCTGAACAATTCGCTGTTTGTTTGCGCACCTTCGTTCTCAAGCGATTTCAAGGGCATTGTGCTCAACGTGTGGCGCATTAAATAG
- a CDS encoding DMT family transporter produces MTYIGELISIGVAFSWTATALLSEFGSKRLGNLTLNVLRMGLALVFSLVLFLVVTGSMMPPGASVEAAGWMLLSGVVGYVIGDFCLFQCYIIIGSRYGQLFMTLAPLSAALMAWITLGQQMNAMSILAMLITLGGISISVLGRGEHHKVGLKLPLNGVLFAIGAAMCQGIGLVLSKIGMDHYEASLTGTPEWLVPFSANFYRCVAGIIGFSLLLYFRKGLEPLREAMHDRKGLAVATATTVFGPFVGVGFSLMAVQYTAAGIASTLMAMTPIIILLPSYWLFKQKITWRAVVGAVISVVGVSLFFLG; encoded by the coding sequence ATGACTTATATAGGTGAATTGATATCGATTGGCGTAGCCTTTTCATGGACAGCTACGGCGCTTCTGAGTGAATTTGGTAGTAAACGATTGGGTAACCTTACGCTGAATGTGCTGCGTATGGGTTTGGCTTTGGTGTTTTCGTTGGTGCTGTTTCTTGTTGTAACAGGTAGCATGATGCCTCCAGGCGCATCGGTCGAGGCTGCTGGTTGGATGCTGCTGTCGGGTGTGGTTGGTTACGTGATAGGCGATTTCTGCCTGTTTCAGTGCTATATCATCATTGGTTCGCGCTACGGACAGTTGTTTATGACCTTAGCACCGCTCTCAGCCGCCCTGATGGCATGGATAACGTTGGGTCAGCAGATGAACGCTATGAGCATTCTGGCCATGCTGATTACACTGGGTGGTATCAGCATCTCAGTATTAGGTCGTGGCGAGCACCACAAGGTAGGACTGAAACTGCCTCTTAACGGTGTGCTGTTTGCCATTGGTGCTGCTATGTGTCAGGGTATTGGTTTGGTGCTGAGCAAGATTGGTATGGACCACTACGAGGCTTCGCTCACAGGCACACCCGAATGGCTGGTGCCCTTCAGCGCTAATTTCTATCGCTGTGTAGCGGGTATCATAGGCTTCTCGCTGTTATTGTACTTCCGCAAGGGTTTAGAGCCTCTACGCGAAGCTATGCACGATCGTAAGGGATTGGCTGTTGCTACAGCTACCACCGTGTTCGGTCCGTTTGTAGGTGTAGGCTTTTCGCTGATGGCTGTACAATACACAGCAGCTGGCATCGCCAGCACACTGATGGCGATGACACCTATTATTATATTGCTGCCGTCGTATTGGTTGTTTAAGCAGAAGATAACCTGGCGCGCCGTAGTGGGTGCGGTTATCTCGGTGGTAGGTGTTAGCCTGTTCTTCTTAGGTTAA
- a CDS encoding radical SAM-associated putative lipoprotein: MKVRFNRWYNTILTALLSLLGYGCSSENSMEMYGPPILMYGVPSAEYKISGTVTDEGGKAVEGIKTSVKQVTNYEGKPITFAIDSVLTDANGHYDMTSTHFPQSPEIKLIVEDVDGDTNGAYQNDTIDINYNNAQKVKDGEGTWNNGTFTIKQDIKLKKK, translated from the coding sequence ATGAAAGTAAGATTCAATCGCTGGTACAACACCATCCTCACAGCCCTGCTGTCGCTGTTGGGCTATGGTTGCTCATCAGAGAATTCGATGGAGATGTACGGTCCGCCTATACTCATGTATGGCGTTCCCTCGGCCGAGTATAAGATATCGGGCACTGTTACCGACGAGGGCGGCAAGGCCGTAGAAGGCATCAAGACATCAGTGAAACAAGTAACAAACTATGAGGGCAAGCCCATAACGTTTGCCATCGACTCTGTACTGACTGATGCCAACGGCCACTACGATATGACATCAACCCACTTCCCCCAAAGTCCGGAAATCAAGTTGATTGTTGAGGATGTGGATGGCGATACCAATGGTGCCTACCAGAACGATACCATCGACATTAACTACAACAACGCCCAGAAGGTAAAAGATGGCGAAGGCACTTGGAACAACGGCACTTTTACGATTAAACAGGATATTAAACTGAAGAAGAAATAA
- a CDS encoding TIGR04133 family radical SAM/SPASM protein, whose protein sequence is MKPTPLTLRKKLALELWRQKEEMVRKEHPLKQLFWECTLRCDLKCRHCGSDCKMKSDSRDMPKEDFLRVLDGIAKKTDPHKVFVIISGGEPLMRQDIEECGRAIYDKGFPWGMVTNALHLTPQRWQNLQRAGIHSMAISLDGLEDNHNWMRGNTHSFQMVSNAIDMLVATKGFVFDIVTCVNRRNYTQLNDIKEFLISKGVQRWRLFTVFPVGRAALDPDMRLTNEQFRGVFDFIRETRKEGRIRADYGCEGFLGNYEGEARSRFFSCQAGITVGSVMADGSIAACASIRADYHQGNIYEDDFMEVWENRYAPYRNREWMRNGECKDCKYFRYCQGNGMHLRDANGELLLCHLKRLQQAAD, encoded by the coding sequence ATGAAGCCAACTCCCCTTACCCTTCGCAAAAAGTTAGCTTTAGAACTCTGGCGACAGAAGGAAGAAATGGTACGCAAGGAACATCCCCTGAAACAACTGTTCTGGGAGTGTACGCTACGTTGCGACCTCAAATGCAGGCATTGTGGTAGCGACTGTAAGATGAAGTCCGACAGTAGGGATATGCCTAAGGAGGATTTCCTGCGTGTTCTCGATGGAATCGCTAAAAAGACTGACCCTCACAAGGTGTTTGTCATCATATCGGGTGGCGAACCGCTGATGCGTCAAGATATTGAGGAGTGCGGCCGTGCGATATACGACAAGGGATTCCCCTGGGGAATGGTTACCAATGCGCTGCATCTTACACCCCAGCGCTGGCAGAATCTGCAACGTGCCGGTATCCATTCGATGGCCATCAGTCTGGATGGCTTAGAGGATAACCACAACTGGATGCGCGGCAACACACACAGCTTTCAGATGGTGAGCAATGCCATCGATATGCTGGTAGCCACCAAAGGGTTTGTGTTCGATATCGTGACCTGCGTAAACCGTCGTAACTATACGCAGCTGAACGACATTAAGGAATTCCTGATTTCAAAAGGTGTACAGCGCTGGCGATTGTTTACTGTTTTTCCAGTAGGTCGTGCGGCTCTCGATCCTGATATGCGCCTAACCAACGAGCAGTTTCGCGGGGTGTTTGATTTTATTCGTGAAACAAGAAAAGAAGGACGCATCCGTGCCGATTATGGTTGCGAGGGATTTCTGGGCAACTACGAAGGCGAGGCCCGCAGCAGGTTCTTTAGCTGTCAGGCCGGCATTACCGTAGGCTCAGTGATGGCCGATGGCTCGATAGCTGCTTGTGCCAGCATACGTGCCGACTATCATCAGGGCAACATCTACGAGGATGACTTTATGGAGGTTTGGGAGAACCGCTATGCCCCCTATCGCAATCGCGAATGGATGCGCAATGGCGAGTGCAAGGACTGCAAATACTTCCGCTATTGCCAGGGCAACGGCATGCACCTACGCGATGCTAACGGCGAACTTCTGCTGTGCCATCTGAAGCGCTTACAGCAGGCTGCTGATTAA